The genomic region GCACCATCGGCAACCGGGTGCTGGTGGGGATGGGCGCGATTGTGCTCGACGGGGCGGTGATCGAAGACGAGTGCATCATCGCCGCCGGGGCGCTGGTGACCCCGGGAACGCACGTGCCCGCAGGCTCCATGGTCATGGGCGCGCCGGGCAAGGTGGTGCGCGCGTTGAGCCCGGCGGAGCGCGCTGATCTTCTACGCTCGGCGGCCCACTACGTGCAGATGGCCAGGCGCCACGGCGGCCCCACCACCCAGATGGGTGGCATTGGAGCTAGCACGCCCTGAGCCCACGTTGACGGTCACCCTTGCCTCACGGCGTCTGGGGCATGCCCTGACGCCTTTCCGGGTGGCAGGGCTAAGTGATTGAAACTCAGGGGGATTTCGGCGTGGGGATGAGGCCTAAGCGGTTGCCGACCTGCAGGATCTTAAAGCCCTCAATGCTGTCAAAGCCGGTGGAGGCGCGGCAGCGGGGGTGATTGCTCAAGAGATAACGCTCAAAGCGGTGGTCCCGGGGAGCCCAGTTTTTGACGTGGGGGATGCGCTCGAAGCCGCGGGAGACGGTGTTGCAGCCTTCCAGAAAGCCCGAGCAGCTCTGGGTGTCGATCTCTTCGATCTCGCAGATATCGTAACCTTCGACCTGGTCGAGGTTGGCGAGGTAGACGCGGCTCGACGCGGCCACGCGCGAGGTGGCGGTGGCCTCTTCGCGGCGAAGCTGCACATCACCGATGTAGGGGGAGGGCGCGCGCGGGTCGACAAAGGCGATGCCGGCACGGTGGTTGCGCTGGCGAGGCAGGTCGTGGCGCATCTGCCAGCCCACCGCCCAGAGCGAGGCGTCGACGACGTTCAGCGGCAGAAGCGAGAAGTCGCGGTAGAGGGGGCGCTCGCCAGCCGGCTCAAAGGGACACTGGTTCAGGGCTTCATTAAAGACCTCAAAGCTCTGGGTGATGCGCCACATCTCTTCGTCTTCGGGGCGCAGGTTCGCCCAGACGAGCTGGGTGGTGGCGTTGTCGGCGCAGCCGCCGGGCGCAGGCGCGCTGCCGCAGAGGACGAGCGCGACGCGGTTGTTGCGGCCGCGGTCTTCGTAGACCTCCACAAGCCACATCTCCTGATCGGCGCCGGTGCAGATGCGCGGCAGGGGTTCTTTGTCGACGACCTGGCCTGCGACCTGGCGCAGATCTTCGATGACCTGCCAGTTCTGCGGGATGTACTCAAAGGGCTGGAAGCTCCATCCCTGCTCGCTTCTGCGCCAGGCTCCCAGCGCGTCGAAGCGCGGCGGGCCCTGCTCCGGGGCGATTCTGGGGAGCAGGCCGCCGGTCTCATAGATGGCGAAGCGGGGGGCGTCGTCGCGGGTCTGCGGCAGCATGCTCAGCTGCTTCTCGTGGCGAGTGACGGCCGGATCGTCGGTGTCGAGGAGATCGATGCGAAAGGCGATCTCGTTGAGCGGCATGGTGGTGATGTAGGGGAGCGCTTCGAGCGCGAGAGCGGCCTCAATGACGTAGCCCCCCTGGGAGGGGCGCGAGCTGGCGAGGGCCGCGCCCTCGGGCAGCGGCGTGGAGGAGCGGTAGTTGGCGAGCTGGCCAAAGGCGTTGATGGCGATAGCGGCGTCGGCGCGCATATCGAGTGCGCGGCGCATGCTCTCGGGAAGCGAGCTGAGCAGGGTGTCGAGCTCGGGGTCGCGCAGCGAGATCACCACCCCGTCGAGGAGATCCTGGGGGTGGGAGTCGACGATCTGGTCGTCGCGCACCTCGATCCAGAAGTAAAGGTAGCC from Lujinxingia vulgaris harbors:
- a CDS encoding gamma carbonic anhydrase family protein; the encoded protein is MTAPRLLDFEGTFPRLDSGVFVAAGAKVIGEVQVGADSSVWYNAVVRGDVCPITIGERTNIQDLSMVHVTSGQFPTVIGDDVTVGHRAIVHGCTIGNRVLVGMGAIVLDGAVIEDECIIAAGALVTPGTHVPAGSMVMGAPGKVVRALSPAERADLLRSAAHYVQMARRHGGPTTQMGGIGASTP